Proteins encoded together in one Peribacillus asahii window:
- a CDS encoding anti-sigma factor, which yields MTFVEHLKDCTECKKEYQELSQVWHALPFDYTEIEVPESLKAEVLGFVFDQKRKSGTETFMAKMSKLAMMLKSQFTPVSTSIVAVLLLAIIGLGIANVQEKNRHAENIPIEILTAIPLKAANQGRPGTNGIAYIVQQGSEKNLVVQVHELPGVEGSQVYQVWLLKNGTRENGGIFKPDENGSGILTYQLAEGQTFDQIGITVEPDANGSQPRGEKIAGS from the coding sequence ATGACCTTTGTTGAACATTTAAAGGATTGTACGGAGTGTAAGAAAGAATATCAGGAATTGTCCCAGGTCTGGCATGCTTTGCCGTTTGATTATACCGAAATCGAGGTGCCTGAATCGCTAAAAGCCGAGGTGCTGGGATTTGTTTTTGATCAAAAAAGGAAAAGCGGTACGGAAACATTCATGGCTAAGATGAGCAAGCTTGCCATGATGCTCAAAAGCCAGTTCACTCCAGTTTCAACCAGTATCGTGGCCGTCTTGTTGCTCGCGATTATTGGCCTTGGAATAGCGAATGTACAGGAAAAAAATCGCCATGCCGAAAATATACCCATTGAAATTTTAACGGCCATTCCCTTAAAAGCAGCTAATCAAGGCCGTCCGGGAACAAACGGCATCGCCTATATTGTCCAACAGGGATCAGAGAAAAATTTGGTGGTGCAGGTTCACGAATTGCCCGGCGTCGAAGGTTCACAGGTTTACCAGGTTTGGCTGCTGAAAAACGGCACGAGGGAAAATGGCGGCATATTCAAGCCGGACGAAAACGGCTCCGGAATACTGACCTATCAGCTTGCAGAAGGGCAGACTTTTGATCAAATCGGCATCACTGTCGAACCGGACGCCAACGGTAGCCAGCCAAGGGGAGAAAAAATAGCTGGGTCATAG
- a CDS encoding MFS transporter — protein sequence MSNTPKYSWIILLFAVLIAMINQIDKILIGLVSVPLMKELGLSASQWGFVGSSFYWFFTITSILLGGMADSKNPKKLFIWMSLIWLMVQFSTPFVSSFALLILTRMILGAGEGPASPVVTTMLGKWFPKHRHGISYAAVLFGTMMGPAIASPFLISMIDQYGWRSAFIMMGIVGLIWLGFWLFYGKASPQEIGLPSFDLVEKHSSNLSKVSWRQFIPHLFSKNYLLIVLAGGCAYWLVSVQTIWYPTYFSTVQQFTGQTLKLAVALPFLFAAFSQIGFAMLSDRLYRKTGDIRKARVNLASFMMVLSAICLYLGSVVSSNAISILCFTLAPGFGIVVLSLAPSILMDLFSPQNIGKAQGAYIALSNMGSMIAPIVFGYFIQYAATEALGFHYAFQASAVGMIIIGVLFWIGVRPTKQVHTTIKTEELGLGNHG from the coding sequence ATGTCGAACACTCCAAAATATTCTTGGATTATCTTATTATTTGCCGTTCTCATTGCTATGATTAACCAAATTGATAAAATTCTCATTGGTTTGGTTTCGGTCCCTCTAATGAAGGAGCTAGGTTTAAGTGCTTCTCAATGGGGATTTGTGGGAAGTTCTTTTTATTGGTTTTTTACTATCACTTCCATCTTACTTGGTGGTATGGCAGATTCTAAAAACCCGAAAAAATTGTTTATTTGGATGTCATTGATTTGGTTGATGGTTCAATTTTCTACCCCTTTTGTTTCTAGTTTTGCTCTCCTTATCCTAACAAGAATGATATTGGGAGCAGGTGAAGGGCCGGCTTCTCCTGTAGTCACAACAATGCTAGGCAAATGGTTTCCGAAACATCGACATGGTATAAGCTATGCGGCTGTTCTGTTTGGAACGATGATGGGACCTGCGATTGCTTCGCCATTTTTAATCTCCATGATTGATCAATATGGATGGAGATCAGCTTTTATTATGATGGGCATTGTTGGCTTGATTTGGTTAGGTTTTTGGTTGTTTTACGGTAAAGCGAGTCCACAAGAAATCGGATTGCCTTCATTTGATTTAGTGGAGAAGCATTCTTCCAACCTCTCGAAGGTTTCTTGGCGTCAGTTTATTCCGCATCTATTTTCTAAAAATTATTTATTGATTGTTTTGGCTGGAGGCTGTGCCTATTGGTTAGTGTCGGTTCAAACCATATGGTATCCGACTTATTTCTCCACAGTCCAACAGTTTACTGGTCAAACGTTAAAGCTAGCTGTGGCTTTACCTTTTCTTTTCGCTGCCTTTAGCCAAATTGGATTTGCTATGTTATCCGATCGGCTTTACCGCAAAACAGGAGATATTCGGAAAGCACGTGTCAATCTTGCTAGTTTTATGATGGTGCTCTCTGCTATTTGCTTATATCTAGGAAGTGTCGTGAGTTCGAATGCGATTTCTATTTTATGTTTCACCCTCGCTCCAGGTTTTGGGATAGTCGTTCTTTCACTCGCACCCTCCATATTGATGGATTTGTTTTCTCCCCAAAACATCGGCAAGGCACAAGGGGCATATATTGCTCTTTCCAATATGGGAAGTATGATTGCTCCCATCGTATTCGGTTATTTTATCCAATATGCAGCGACTGAGGCATTAGGCTTTCATTATGCGTTCCAAGCTTCTGCTGTTGGGATGATTATTATCGGCGTATTATTTTGGATTGGCGTACGTCCTACTAAGCAAGTACACACCACAATTAAAACGGAGGAGTTAGGATTGGGGAATCATGGATGA
- the istB gene encoding IS21-like element helper ATPase IstB, producing MSTQHLTERLIKVGWQHTADQIEGLLEDASKDNVPYSEFLNTILLNEIQYRESVELEKRLLKAKLPFQKTIHDFEFDFQPSISEKRVKEVLTCRFIENGDNVLLLGPPGVGKTHLSVAFSTEAIIKGYTALFIRADDFINECNKAEKQGLINRVIKRWSRPNILVIDELGYFPFDNLSANIFFQVISKRYEQGRSLIITSNKSFIEWGKIFGDEVLATAILDRLLHHATTFNIKGGSYRLREKQKAGIQPAVINR from the coding sequence ATGAGCACTCAACATCTAACTGAACGACTAATAAAAGTTGGATGGCAGCATACTGCAGACCAAATTGAAGGTCTACTAGAAGATGCCTCTAAAGATAATGTACCATATTCTGAGTTTCTTAACACTATTCTGTTAAACGAAATTCAATACAGAGAATCAGTAGAATTAGAGAAAAGATTATTAAAAGCAAAACTTCCATTTCAAAAGACTATTCATGACTTTGAATTTGATTTTCAACCAAGTATTAGTGAAAAGCGCGTTAAGGAAGTTCTAACCTGTCGGTTTATTGAAAATGGTGACAATGTCTTACTCCTGGGTCCTCCAGGGGTAGGCAAGACCCACCTTTCAGTAGCATTCTCTACAGAAGCAATCATAAAAGGTTATACCGCCCTCTTTATTAGGGCAGATGATTTCATCAATGAATGTAATAAAGCAGAAAAACAAGGACTCATAAACAGGGTGATAAAACGTTGGAGTAGGCCAAACATATTGGTTATTGATGAATTAGGTTATTTTCCTTTTGATAATCTAAGTGCAAATATATTCTTTCAGGTTATTTCTAAACGTTATGAACAAGGCAGATCTTTGATTATTACATCTAATAAGTCATTTATTGAATGGGGAAAAATATTTGGAGATGAAGTATTAGCAACAGCAATACTAGACCGTCTTCTACATCACGCCACTACATTTAATATTAAGGGAGGCTCTTACAGGCTTCGTGAGAAGCAAAAAGCCGGCATTCAGCCAGCTGTCATAAATCGTTGA
- a CDS encoding SDR family NAD(P)-dependent oxidoreductase yields the protein MDLQLSGKKALIVGGSRGIGKAIARQLALEGVDCTICSRNESSLQKAAEELAQETKRKIYPIVADTSNPNSILNLAENAAAAMGSIDILINSGARVGGTEPENFHEIKEELILKDFEEKYMGYFRTMRAVAPYMIENKWGRIINISGLAARIGGNYFSSGPRNASVVHLTKSASLELGKHGINVNAIYPGIVDTETNRKQFNTEEAVSQAAAMSPLNRLITPEEIAYVVTFLTSPLSASITGDVISVTGGIGNTVYY from the coding sequence ATGGACTTACAGTTATCAGGAAAAAAAGCACTCATTGTAGGAGGAAGCCGAGGGATTGGTAAAGCTATTGCCCGCCAACTGGCTTTAGAAGGCGTTGATTGTACGATTTGTTCAAGAAACGAATCCTCATTACAGAAAGCGGCAGAAGAATTAGCGCAAGAAACCAAACGAAAGATCTATCCCATCGTGGCTGATACCTCGAATCCTAACTCGATCCTCAATTTAGCTGAAAACGCAGCAGCTGCGATGGGTAGTATTGATATTCTCATCAACAGTGGCGCTCGCGTTGGCGGTACAGAGCCAGAGAATTTTCACGAGATTAAAGAGGAACTTATTTTGAAAGATTTTGAAGAAAAGTATATGGGCTATTTTCGCACGATGCGAGCTGTAGCTCCTTATATGATTGAAAATAAGTGGGGGCGTATCATCAATATCAGTGGTCTCGCTGCTAGAATTGGCGGCAATTATTTTAGTTCCGGCCCTCGTAATGCCTCTGTTGTTCATTTAACGAAATCTGCCTCATTGGAATTAGGAAAGCACGGAATTAATGTCAATGCGATTTATCCAGGAATTGTTGATACGGAAACGAATAGAAAACAATTCAACACGGAGGAAGCTGTAAGCCAAGCAGCCGCCATGAGTCCACTTAATCGCTTGATTACACCGGAGGAAATTGCTTATGTCGTTACCTTCCTTACTTCACCGTTATCCGCATCGATTACTGGCGATGTCATTTCCGTAACTGGCGGCATTGGTAATACAGTTTATTACTAA
- a CDS encoding HXXEE domain-containing protein gives MQESLLIFFCLAITLHNLEEALWLPQWSQQPSKFQRAVSTNEFHFAVLVITSLAYLSAFSYFYFPESILVKWVFIGFLGSMILNAIFPHLLATIVMKKYAPGLLTGVLLNIPINSLILYRMFMDELISLKETVFSTIIVGPILILVIPLLFRIGKRIFPVY, from the coding sequence ATGCAAGAATCACTTTTAATTTTCTTTTGTTTAGCCATCACATTACATAATTTAGAAGAAGCTTTATGGTTGCCACAATGGTCTCAACAACCTTCAAAATTTCAAAGGGCAGTAAGTACAAATGAATTTCATTTTGCTGTGTTGGTTATTACATCACTAGCTTATTTATCTGCATTTAGTTATTTTTATTTTCCTGAGTCTATTCTAGTTAAATGGGTGTTTATTGGATTTTTAGGTTCAATGATACTTAATGCCATTTTCCCTCATCTTCTTGCAACAATTGTAATGAAAAAATATGCACCTGGTCTTTTAACAGGGGTTTTACTAAACATTCCTATCAATTCTTTAATATTGTATAGAATGTTTATGGATGAACTAATTTCCTTAAAAGAAACTGTTTTTTCAACGATTATTGTAGGACCAATTTTAATATTAGTAATTCCTTTATTATTTAGAATTGGGAAAAGAATATTCCCTGTTTATTAA
- a CDS encoding RNA polymerase sigma factor yields the protein MKEKHDAELMRLVNEKHGHALEELYDRYIKLVYGFVMKFCNGNEDKTKEIIQLVFLRLWTTSSHYDPSQGSFVNWLLTITRNICIDYLRKEKRQTQHHQEEHEEIADPANAIEQRVNTNAIAKAKNKLPTAQRKLIDLLYWKGYSLSEIAKLEQEPLGTIKSRLHQALKGLRKHLELEDIK from the coding sequence ATGAAAGAAAAACACGATGCGGAATTAATGAGATTGGTAAATGAAAAACACGGTCACGCATTAGAGGAGCTTTATGACCGATATATAAAGCTTGTTTACGGCTTCGTTATGAAGTTTTGCAATGGGAATGAGGATAAGACGAAAGAGATTATTCAGTTGGTCTTTTTGAGGCTATGGACAACAAGCAGCCATTACGATCCTTCTCAAGGCAGCTTTGTAAATTGGCTCCTCACGATTACCCGCAATATTTGCATTGACTACCTCCGCAAAGAGAAGAGGCAGACGCAACACCATCAAGAGGAACATGAAGAGATCGCCGACCCTGCCAATGCAATCGAGCAACGAGTAAATACGAATGCTATTGCGAAAGCGAAAAACAAATTGCCGACAGCTCAAAGAAAATTAATCGATTTGCTTTATTGGAAAGGGTATTCTCTTTCGGAGATTGCCAAGCTGGAACAAGAGCCGCTCGGCACGATTAAAAGCAGGCTTCATCAGGCTCTTAAAGGATTAAGGAAGCATCTGGAACTGGAGGATATAAAATGA
- a CDS encoding extracellular solute-binding protein, giving the protein MKKTVFLSVLLLFVIMAAGLSAYAQMDRKPAFQATPNSSQSDHVIRVYGPGGPLGPIKEAAEHFSAERGIKVEVTAGPEGNWIGQAKQDADIIFGGSEYMLQDFIFNHPEMIDTKSRTELYPRAAGILVRKGNPKKIESLEDLTKKGVKIIDVNGAGQLGLWEDLAGRKGLIEGISQNINLSVKSSAEAIERWKSNSSLDAWITYESWHYRLQDVTDLVELPEEEKLYRGTPIALTKITDQKKEAQQFIDYLRTEESHQIFQKWGWK; this is encoded by the coding sequence ATGAAGAAGACCGTGTTCCTATCAGTTCTACTGCTCTTTGTCATTATGGCTGCCGGATTGTCAGCCTATGCACAAATGGACCGTAAGCCAGCGTTCCAGGCGACACCAAATTCCAGCCAAAGTGATCATGTCATCCGGGTGTACGGACCGGGCGGACCACTTGGACCGATTAAGGAAGCTGCTGAACATTTTTCAGCTGAAAGGGGAATCAAGGTGGAAGTAACAGCCGGACCAGAAGGCAATTGGATAGGCCAGGCAAAGCAGGATGCAGATATTATTTTCGGTGGCTCCGAGTATATGCTGCAGGACTTCATCTTTAACCATCCCGAAATGATTGACACTAAATCACGTACGGAGCTTTACCCGCGTGCTGCAGGAATATTGGTGAGGAAAGGAAATCCTAAGAAGATTGAAAGTCTGGAGGATTTAACGAAAAAGGGAGTAAAAATAATCGATGTGAATGGGGCTGGCCAGCTTGGACTGTGGGAAGACCTGGCAGGCAGAAAAGGGCTGATCGAAGGCATTTCCCAAAATATTAACCTTTCTGTAAAGTCGAGTGCCGAAGCCATTGAACGATGGAAATCGAATTCCAGCCTGGACGCCTGGATTACCTATGAATCGTGGCATTACCGGCTCCAGGATGTGACCGACCTGGTCGAACTGCCCGAAGAAGAAAAGCTCTATCGTGGAACGCCGATCGCCCTGACGAAAATCACCGATCAGAAAAAAGAGGCACAGCAATTTATTGATTATTTAAGAACGGAAGAATCTCACCAAATCTTTCAAAAATGGGGATGGAAGTAA
- a CDS encoding DUF1259 domain-containing protein codes for MLNFHDICHQYAQIVNGKANVKHGVCSVEINRNLHVTIQGRPSRGELHAGISFESMDHEGNALNLGEVVLLEEEISPFVNILVRNNLIISAIHNHWIFTNPNILYVHFQSVEPPLTFAQKVAKAFSVLKH; via the coding sequence ATGCTGAACTTCCATGATATATGCCATCAATATGCTCAAATTGTTAACGGGAAGGCTAATGTGAAACATGGAGTTTGTTCAGTAGAAATCAATCGAAATCTTCATGTCACTATCCAAGGACGTCCAAGTCGTGGTGAACTTCACGCAGGAATATCGTTTGAATCAATGGATCACGAAGGAAATGCACTTAATCTTGGAGAAGTTGTCCTCCTAGAAGAAGAAATCTCGCCTTTTGTTAATATATTAGTTCGTAATAACCTAATCATAAGCGCTATTCATAATCACTGGATTTTTACCAATCCCAATATTTTATATGTTCATTTTCAATCTGTGGAACCTCCATTAACGTTTGCACAAAAAGTCGCAAAAGCCTTTAGTGTTTTAAAACATTAG
- the istA gene encoding IS21 family transposase, whose translation MIKIGEFFMIRELYQKGWTITAVSEKTGFDPKTIRKYIKQDTLPSKKKVDRKGSILDPYKQYILQRIKEGTINCAVLLDEIEALGYKGKMTILRDFVRPYRESPKKQATLRFETPPGKQAQMDWAHVGEFEVDGEMKEVYAFVMVLGYSRMKYIEFTSSMDLETLMKCHMNAFAYFNGVPEQILYDNMKTAVTKHTPIEIRFNRKFEDFLAYYGIVPKACKPSRPQTKGKVENVVGYLKKNFMKRRHQPNLHSLNEDVRKWLDKTANKKPNGTTNESPLKRFELEQKHLGNSNMKPAFPLAHWEIREVSRDSFISYNGKRYSVPFRFVGQKVKVKETLEHHIEIYDEFECIAKHPILTGKTEVHMKLEHYKKGLNETTTGLATSLNQSPDLEVEQRSLQVYEQLEGSDLG comes from the coding sequence ATGATCAAGATTGGGGAATTTTTTATGATTAGAGAACTATATCAGAAAGGTTGGACCATTACAGCTGTCTCTGAGAAAACAGGCTTTGATCCAAAAACAATACGTAAGTACATAAAGCAAGATACACTGCCTTCTAAAAAGAAAGTGGATCGAAAAGGAAGTATACTTGATCCCTATAAACAGTATATTCTTCAAAGAATTAAGGAAGGAACCATAAATTGTGCAGTTTTACTAGATGAAATTGAAGCCCTTGGTTATAAGGGGAAAATGACCATCTTAAGGGATTTTGTTAGACCATACAGAGAAAGTCCTAAGAAACAAGCAACCTTACGGTTTGAGACACCTCCTGGTAAGCAGGCTCAAATGGATTGGGCACATGTAGGTGAATTTGAAGTTGATGGGGAAATGAAAGAAGTATATGCCTTCGTTATGGTATTGGGCTATTCCCGAATGAAGTATATTGAATTTACAAGCAGCATGGATTTGGAAACACTCATGAAATGTCATATGAATGCATTTGCATACTTTAATGGAGTACCAGAGCAAATCCTCTACGATAATATGAAAACAGCAGTTACTAAGCATACACCTATTGAAATTCGGTTTAATAGAAAGTTTGAGGATTTCCTTGCCTACTATGGAATTGTTCCAAAGGCATGTAAACCAAGTAGACCTCAAACTAAAGGAAAAGTGGAGAATGTAGTTGGCTATCTCAAGAAGAACTTTATGAAGCGAAGGCATCAGCCGAATTTACATTCATTAAATGAGGATGTTCGAAAGTGGTTGGATAAAACAGCAAATAAAAAACCAAATGGTACTACAAATGAATCACCATTAAAGAGATTTGAACTAGAACAAAAACATCTAGGAAACTCTAATATGAAACCAGCATTTCCGCTTGCACATTGGGAAATACGCGAAGTAAGTAGAGACTCCTTTATATCTTATAATGGGAAACGGTATTCTGTTCCGTTCCGATTTGTAGGCCAGAAAGTAAAGGTAAAAGAAACACTTGAGCACCACATTGAAATTTATGATGAATTTGAATGTATAGCTAAGCATCCTATACTAACAGGGAAAACAGAAGTTCATATGAAACTGGAACATTATAAAAAAGGATTGAATGAGACAACTACAGGTTTGGCGACCAGTCTCAATCAATCCCCTGATCTTGAAGTGGAACAACGTTCCCTACAAGTGTATGAACAATTAGAAGGGAGTGACCTTGGATGA
- a CDS encoding 2,4'-dihydroxyacetophenone dioxygenase family protein: MSKAKAVEVYDASNICPDDLPWIPYFGVAHFKLLKANPVTGQTITLLKVPAGTQLPTHFHPGTVIVYTVKGSWRYMENDWVSNAGDVVYEPAGSKHTPESVGDEEVITLNIVEATLDYMNENGEIIARDNWESFLQKYHDHCAAEGITPIDVTKF, from the coding sequence ATGAGTAAGGCAAAAGCTGTAGAAGTATATGATGCAAGTAATATCTGTCCAGATGATTTACCATGGATTCCTTATTTTGGGGTGGCTCATTTTAAGTTATTGAAGGCAAATCCAGTAACAGGACAAACGATTACCCTGTTAAAAGTTCCGGCGGGTACACAGCTTCCTACCCATTTCCATCCTGGAACAGTGATTGTGTATACTGTTAAAGGTTCTTGGAGGTATATGGAGAATGACTGGGTTTCCAATGCTGGGGATGTGGTTTATGAGCCTGCAGGATCCAAACATACACCTGAATCTGTAGGGGATGAAGAGGTTATTACGTTAAATATTGTGGAGGCAACATTAGACTATATGAATGAGAATGGAGAAATTATTGCTAGAGATAATTGGGAGTCATTCCTACAAAAATACCATGATCATTGTGCAGCTGAAGGAATTACACCTATCGATGTGACTAAATTTTAA
- a CDS encoding LysR family transcriptional regulator produces MNFEQLLYIVEVAKHNSLSIAAQNLHVTQSGISQSITGLEKELGLKILHRSRGHGAVPTDEGRIILKQAYEVLKKLEEIKEKANSFNSTEVGELRVSSIPGLTTVLVKALAAFRQDYPHVNVEINEKSVTSVIEDVRQHKTDIGLIAYSSDWNINMEGIAFESLLEGKQKVYVSKQSPLAFISTITPQEILDQTLVTYYGEFMQYFVQDFFNKYKPLKILFTANNLDGILQAIIENLAITFAPDFIMKNYIPVINGEIIPIDLVNHRGVNISFGLVLSEDKHLSILPNKYIHYLKSEITKS; encoded by the coding sequence ATGAACTTTGAACAATTACTATATATTGTTGAAGTCGCAAAACACAACTCTCTCTCTATAGCAGCACAGAATCTTCATGTGACTCAATCTGGTATTAGCCAATCCATTACTGGTTTAGAAAAAGAATTAGGACTAAAAATTTTACATCGCTCACGGGGACACGGTGCTGTACCAACCGATGAAGGCAGAATTATTCTGAAACAAGCCTACGAAGTACTAAAAAAGCTTGAGGAAATAAAAGAGAAAGCCAACTCATTTAATTCGACGGAAGTAGGGGAATTAAGAGTATCTTCTATACCTGGTTTAACGACGGTTCTAGTAAAAGCTTTAGCCGCTTTTAGACAGGATTATCCACATGTAAATGTGGAAATAAACGAAAAAAGCGTTACTTCTGTGATAGAAGATGTTCGCCAGCATAAGACCGACATCGGACTAATTGCATATTCATCAGATTGGAACATAAATATGGAAGGAATCGCTTTTGAATCACTGTTAGAAGGGAAGCAGAAAGTCTATGTTTCCAAACAATCTCCCTTAGCATTTATTAGTACCATAACTCCACAAGAGATACTTGATCAAACTCTTGTTACCTATTACGGTGAATTTATGCAGTATTTTGTGCAAGATTTCTTTAACAAATATAAGCCCTTGAAAATCTTGTTTACAGCAAATAATTTGGACGGAATACTACAAGCTATCATTGAAAATTTAGCTATTACATTTGCCCCGGATTTCATCATGAAAAATTATATTCCTGTCATAAATGGGGAGATCATTCCGATTGATTTGGTGAATCATAGAGGTGTAAATATTTCATTTGGTCTGGTTCTATCTGAAGATAAACATTTATCCATTTTACCCAACAAGTATATTCATTATCTAAAATCCGAAATTACGAAAAGTTAA
- a CDS encoding acetyl-CoA C-acetyltransferase: MTNVYILGGSRTPFGSFGGILKDVSAVELGVIASRGAIEKSKVEAKEIEHVFAGNVIHTSKNATYLGRHVALKSGIPIESPSLTLNRLCGSGLQAIVSAAQTILLDEAQVVLALGTENMSQSPHVLRNVRFGTGLKSPEMDDMLWATLTDEYVGCGMGMTAENLATQYEIGRDVQDQFTLESQKKASRAQQEGRFKQEITPVIVENKGKQINIEEDEHIRHDATLEKLAYLKPAFKKDGTVTAGNASGINDGAAAIILASESYVTKKQDITPMARIVSWGIAGVDPSIMGIGPVSATKIALKKAGLSMNDIDLIEANEAFAAQYLAVEKELGLNREKVNVNGGAIALGHPVGASGARILNSLAIELKNQGKKYGLATLCIGGGQGISMIIESV; this comes from the coding sequence ATGACCAATGTTTATATCTTAGGAGGATCGAGAACTCCGTTTGGTAGTTTTGGTGGAATTTTAAAGGATGTTTCTGCTGTGGAGCTTGGAGTGATTGCTAGCAGGGGAGCGATTGAAAAGAGTAAGGTGGAAGCGAAAGAAATTGAGCATGTGTTTGCTGGTAATGTTATTCATACGTCAAAAAATGCAACGTATCTTGGTAGGCATGTAGCCTTAAAGTCCGGGATACCGATTGAGAGCCCTTCTTTAACACTCAATCGTTTGTGCGGTTCCGGCTTGCAAGCCATTGTTTCTGCAGCACAAACGATTTTGTTGGACGAAGCACAAGTCGTTCTAGCCCTTGGCACGGAAAATATGAGCCAATCACCTCATGTTTTAAGGAATGTTCGTTTTGGAACGGGTTTAAAATCTCCTGAAATGGATGACATGCTTTGGGCGACGTTAACGGATGAATATGTGGGTTGCGGAATGGGGATGACGGCGGAAAATCTGGCTACTCAATATGAAATAGGGCGTGACGTACAAGATCAATTTACTCTAGAATCGCAAAAGAAAGCGTCTAGAGCACAGCAAGAAGGACGGTTTAAACAGGAAATTACGCCTGTTATTGTAGAGAATAAAGGAAAACAAATTAATATTGAGGAGGATGAACATATTCGCCATGATGCTACCTTAGAAAAGTTAGCTTATTTAAAGCCAGCCTTTAAAAAGGACGGAACGGTTACTGCTGGAAATGCCAGTGGTATCAACGATGGAGCTGCAGCTATAATTTTGGCCAGCGAATCTTATGTGACAAAGAAACAAGATATAACGCCAATGGCTAGAATTGTTTCGTGGGGAATAGCTGGAGTCGACCCAAGTATCATGGGAATCGGCCCTGTATCAGCAACTAAAATCGCATTAAAAAAAGCAGGTTTAAGCATGAATGATATCGACTTGATTGAAGCGAATGAAGCGTTTGCCGCCCAGTACCTTGCTGTCGAAAAAGAACTTGGACTTAATCGGGAGAAAGTGAATGTAAATGGGGGTGCAATCGCATTAGGTCATCCAGTTGGAGCAAGTGGTGCAAGAATATTGAATTCATTAGCAATTGAATTGAAAAATCAAGGAAAGAAATATGGATTGGCTACCTTGTGTATCGGCGGAGGACAAGGAATTTCCATGATTATTGAATCTGTGTAA
- a CDS encoding SDR family NAD(P)-dependent oxidoreductase, with protein MSSAKLFDLTGKTAMVTGGGSGLGRVMALALAEAGANVVVCSRRLEVCEKVVQEIEGLGSQAIALALDVTEPASVRQGLDQAISHFGKIDILVNSSGTVYEAPATEMPLEQWRAMMDINVTGTFLMCQAVGKHMIENEYGKIINISSSIGFKGTDPEAVDSVGYTTSKGAVMTLTKDLAVKWGRHGLTVNSVAPGVFQTGMNNPEIPGTLVQKAGPIIASQVPVRRLGEDKDIVGAVLYFASAASDYCNGQILVVDGGLGAK; from the coding sequence ATGTCATCTGCAAAATTATTTGATTTAACAGGAAAAACAGCAATGGTTACAGGAGGCGGTAGTGGGTTAGGGCGCGTCATGGCTCTGGCGCTGGCAGAAGCAGGCGCCAATGTGGTAGTATGCTCACGCCGTTTAGAAGTTTGCGAGAAAGTGGTACAAGAAATCGAAGGGTTAGGAAGCCAAGCCATTGCCCTCGCTTTGGATGTAACAGAACCTGCATCGGTTCGACAAGGTTTAGATCAAGCGATTTCTCACTTTGGAAAGATTGATATCTTAGTCAATAGCAGTGGAACAGTTTATGAAGCGCCTGCTACTGAAATGCCTTTGGAACAATGGAGAGCAATGATGGATATTAATGTGACAGGAACATTCTTGATGTGTCAGGCCGTCGGAAAACATATGATTGAAAATGAATACGGTAAAATCATTAATATTTCTTCTAGCATTGGATTTAAAGGTACTGACCCAGAAGCCGTAGACTCTGTAGGGTATACAACAAGCAAGGGGGCTGTTATGACGTTAACGAAGGATCTTGCCGTTAAGTGGGGCCGTCATGGATTGACAGTGAATTCTGTTGCTCCTGGCGTTTTCCAAACAGGAATGAATAACCCAGAAATACCGGGAACGCTTGTCCAAAAAGCAGGTCCAATCATTGCCTCCCAAGTTCCAGTAAGACGATTAGGCGAAGACAAAGATATCGTAGGAGCTGTCCTTTACTTCGCTTCCGCAGCTTCTGATTATTGTAATGGACAAATATTAGTTGTGGATGGAGGACTTGGAGCTAAATAA